One Serinus canaria isolate serCan28SL12 chromosome Z, serCan2020, whole genome shotgun sequence DNA window includes the following coding sequences:
- the TUSC1 gene encoding tumor suppressor candidate gene 1 protein — protein sequence MRRMRAVGGRWGSGAVRGGRAVLGAAAGSGGAAEEAEAGGGRQGWRGESRGSPQQLAERYAELAASHSEALRQREEREWHNARLRLENARLRLENRRLRRENRCLFRQALLGPGPDKPPADPGEEAEALRAQLGRLQEKHRRALRHLRRCRAAGGPEASGAEEGELEELLLEEDEQPLDKKSLVPAV from the coding sequence ATGAGGCGCATGCGCGCGGTGGGCGGGCGCTGGGGCAGCGGCGCGGTGCGGGGGGGTCGGGCGGTGCTCGGTGCCGCCGCCGGTAGCGGCGGGGCCGCGGAGGAGGCCGAGGCGGGCGGTGGGCGGCAGGGCTGGCGGGGCGAGTCGCGGGGCTCGCCGCAGCAGCTGGCGGAGCGGTACGCGGAGTTGGCGGCCAGCCACAGCGAGGCGCTGCGGCAGCGGGAGGAGCGCGAGTGGCACAACGCGCGGCTGCGGCTGGAGAACGCGCGGCTGCGGCTGGAGAATCGCCGCCTGCGCCGCGAGAACCGCTGCCTCTTCCGACAGGCCCTGCTGGGGCCCGGCCCAGATAAGCCCCCTGCCGACCCGGGCGAGGAGGCGGAGGCCCTGCGCGCCCAGCTGGGGCGGCTGCAGGAGAAGCACCGCCGGGCCTTGCGGCATCTGCGGCGCTGCCGGGCCGCCGGCGGGCCCGAGGCCTCCGGAGCCGAGGaaggggagctggaggagctgctgctcgAGGAGGACGAGCAGCCGCTGGATAAGAAGAGCCTGGTGCCTGCCGTGTAG